In Dyadobacter subterraneus, a single genomic region encodes these proteins:
- a CDS encoding ABC transporter permease, with protein MKKLSIFNSQLSTFIKKEFFHVFRDRRTLLIMFGLPVVQIILFGFALTNEVKNIEIIILDNAKDINSQQITNKIKTSSYFQVQASVLNFKDIEKTFKKGNIKCALIFPAHFGEDLLHIGKSQVQIITDGSDPNIAKTVVNYLTAIIMDYQQQIAPSPALSYRIIPETRMLYNEEGNGSLNFIPGVMALVLMIVCTTLTSVAVVKEKELGTMEVLLVSPFKPVFVLIAKAVPYLLLSMINVILILLLAVYLLDVQIQGSVFLLFFESILFIITCLSLGLMISNITNSQQTAMLLSMMGMMLPTLIFTGFLFPLENMPLPFQIISHIVPARWYFIIVKAVMLKGLGFQYVWKETLILTGMTLLLLGVALKNFKIRLQ; from the coding sequence ATGAAAAAACTTTCAATTTTCAACTCTCAACTTTCAACTTTTATAAAGAAAGAATTCTTTCATGTATTCAGAGATCGACGAACATTGTTAATCATGTTCGGACTTCCTGTTGTACAAATTATTCTCTTTGGTTTTGCCTTAACCAATGAAGTGAAGAACATTGAAATTATTATTTTAGATAACGCCAAAGACATTAATTCACAACAGATTACAAACAAAATTAAGACTTCTTCTTACTTTCAGGTTCAGGCATCGGTTTTGAATTTTAAGGATATTGAAAAAACTTTTAAGAAAGGAAATATTAAATGTGCACTTATTTTTCCAGCGCACTTCGGAGAAGATCTTTTGCATATTGGAAAAAGTCAGGTACAAATAATTACCGATGGATCCGATCCTAATATCGCAAAAACGGTCGTGAATTACCTGACTGCAATAATCATGGATTATCAGCAGCAGATTGCTCCTTCGCCTGCTTTATCGTACCGGATCATTCCAGAAACCCGCATGCTTTACAATGAAGAAGGAAACGGCTCGCTGAACTTTATTCCTGGTGTAATGGCGCTTGTTTTAATGATTGTCTGTACCACGCTGACTTCCGTTGCCGTGGTGAAGGAAAAGGAACTTGGCACCATGGAAGTTTTGCTGGTTTCGCCTTTCAAACCAGTTTTCGTACTGATTGCTAAGGCTGTACCGTATCTGCTTTTATCAATGATCAATGTGATTTTGATTTTACTGCTGGCCGTTTATTTACTGGACGTTCAGATCCAAGGCAGCGTTTTTCTCCTGTTTTTTGAGAGCATACTTTTTATCATTACCTGTCTTTCATTGGGCTTGATGATCTCCAATATTACCAATTCCCAGCAAACGGCAATGCTGCTTTCTATGATGGGCATGATGCTTCCAACACTGATATTTACAGGTTTTCTTTTTCCACTTGAAAATATGCCGTTACCGTTTCAAATTATTTCACATATCGTTCCGGCTCGTTGGTATTTTATTATTGTAAAAGCTGTGATGTTAAAAGGACTTGGATTTCAGTACGTATGGAAAGAGACGCTGATACTAACCGGAATGACTCTCCTTTTACTGGGTGTTGCTTTGAAAAATTTTAAAATCAGACTACAATGA
- a CDS encoding ABC transporter permease: MKVLGFLLQKEFRQIRRDTTILRIMFMLPIIQLVIFPLAIDFDVKSINISIVDQDHSTYSQKLISKIASSGYFKVVSAETSFKKSLTYIEKGQADLIMEIPAGFERNLVREGVQKIGISVDAINGTKAGIGGQYLNSIITDFNVNIDMNLRGAVAPEQSGAIDITYTNWFNPRAEYKYNVVPAILVLLLTMIGGFVTALNIVKEKEVGTIEQINVTPIKKWEFILGKLIPFWVIGMIVFTLGLTISWLVYGIVPRGSFLTLYSFAAVYLVALLGFGLLISTYSDNQVQAMFVAFFFIMIFILMSGFFTSTDGMPGWAKVISNMTPVAHFVKTDRMIILKGSGFNDVKMEFFYLVGFAAILNGWAIRNYKKTN; encoded by the coding sequence ATGAAAGTGCTCGGTTTCCTGTTACAGAAAGAATTCCGGCAAATCCGGCGCGATACCACAATCCTTCGCATCATGTTTATGCTCCCGATTATCCAGTTAGTAATATTTCCGCTGGCAATTGATTTTGATGTGAAGAGTATCAATATTTCAATTGTTGATCAGGATCATAGCACGTATTCACAAAAACTTATTTCAAAAATTGCTTCCTCCGGATATTTCAAAGTGGTCAGCGCTGAAACTTCTTTCAAAAAATCATTAACCTATATCGAAAAAGGACAAGCAGATCTTATCATGGAAATTCCTGCCGGTTTTGAGCGCAATCTCGTACGCGAGGGTGTGCAAAAAATTGGAATTTCGGTAGATGCGATCAATGGTACAAAAGCAGGAATCGGCGGACAATATCTGAATTCCATTATCACCGATTTTAACGTGAATATTGACATGAACCTGCGTGGAGCAGTTGCACCTGAGCAGTCGGGAGCAATCGATATTACATATACAAACTGGTTTAATCCCAGAGCTGAGTATAAATATAATGTCGTTCCTGCGATTCTGGTTTTACTACTGACAATGATCGGTGGATTTGTCACTGCTTTGAATATTGTTAAGGAAAAAGAAGTCGGAACCATTGAGCAGATTAACGTAACACCGATCAAAAAATGGGAATTCATTCTGGGTAAACTGATTCCATTCTGGGTAATCGGAATGATCGTTTTTACGCTTGGACTGACGATCAGCTGGCTTGTATATGGGATCGTTCCGCGCGGAAGTTTTCTTACTCTTTATTCCTTTGCCGCAGTGTACCTTGTTGCACTGCTTGGGTTTGGCCTTTTAATTTCCACATATAGTGACAATCAGGTCCAGGCAATGTTTGTCGCCTTTTTCTTCATCATGATTTTCATTTTAATGAGTGGTTTTTTCACCTCCACCGACGGGATGCCGGGTTGGGCAAAGGTGATTTCTAACATGACACCAGTGGCGCATTTTGTCAAAACAGACCGGATGATTATTCTGAAAGGAAGTGGTTTTAATGATGTAAAAATGGAGTTTTTCTATCTGGTAGGCTTTGCCGCTATACTAAACGGATGGGCAATCCGGAACTACAAAAAAACAAATTAA
- a CDS encoding TetR/AcrR family transcriptional regulator produces the protein MIVRNPAKDEVIQQQILLAAKQLFQKYGLRKVTMDDVAKAIGKGRSSLYYYYKSKEEIFDAVVDAEIIDMQMSISQAIDKETTAEKKLYAFFMTKLTVAQSKRSFFSTIDEGMDAAELSDYNKAKQAIRRRIMEKETAVISRILKEGIENQELRSMDQTEQESVQFVLLAAIHGLKREILMENDFSRIDSSMQTLTTLIIQGLKK, from the coding sequence ATGATCGTTCGAAATCCAGCCAAAGATGAAGTTATCCAGCAGCAGATACTTCTGGCAGCCAAGCAGCTTTTTCAGAAATATGGCCTGCGAAAGGTTACTATGGATGATGTGGCCAAAGCTATTGGTAAAGGAAGAAGTTCACTTTATTATTACTACAAAAGCAAGGAAGAGATATTTGATGCCGTTGTTGATGCCGAAATTATAGATATGCAAATGAGTATTTCACAAGCAATTGACAAAGAAACAACTGCCGAAAAAAAGCTCTACGCATTTTTTATGACCAAACTGACGGTCGCCCAAAGCAAAAGATCATTTTTCAGCACAATTGATGAAGGTATGGACGCTGCCGAACTTTCTGATTACAACAAAGCAAAACAAGCCATTCGCAGACGGATCATGGAAAAGGAAACGGCTGTAATAAGTCGGATATTAAAGGAAGGAATTGAAAATCAAGAACTTAGAAGCATGGACCAGACAGAGCAAGAGTCAGTACAGTTTGTGCTGCTGGCAGCAATCCATGGACTTAAACGTGAAATTTTAATGGAAAATGATTTTAGCCGGATTGATTCCTCTATGCAAACATTAACCACCTTGATCATACAAGGATTAAAGAAGTAA
- a CDS encoding MFS transporter, translating to MKTDRLTSTFRAFENRNYMLFFCGQSVSQIGTWMQRTAVTWVIYSMTHSAFMLGLAVFAQQFPSFLLSLFGGIVSDRYSRYKILLVTQTASMIQAIMLAVLILNNHYVIWEILTLSVVLGIINAFDVPARQPMVHEMINNKEDLPNALALNSAMVNIARLIGPALSGIVLNEFGAGICFSVNAFSFVAVITSLLLMKLPDFQPPLVKKEVITELLEGFTYLKNTPLIGLVMLMLLVLSLLVLPYDTMMPFFAKIVYNGDAATYGYISSFVGLGAIMGSLFMASIKEVSRLKSVLLISVSILGVGLIVFSRVEYLPAAIPFAVVIGFVSLSPMTAGITLIQMESAPEMRGRVMSYVAMAYFGMLPLGSLLVGTVSQKISAPLTMFCQGILALIIALIFSKFLLKPSEKNNKKSREKSIQSN from the coding sequence ATGAAAACAGATCGTTTAACCAGCACCTTCCGCGCTTTCGAAAACCGCAATTATATGTTGTTTTTCTGCGGACAATCTGTTTCGCAGATTGGCACCTGGATGCAGCGGACCGCCGTTACCTGGGTGATTTATTCCATGACCCATTCAGCTTTTATGCTTGGACTGGCTGTATTTGCCCAGCAATTTCCTTCCTTTTTATTGTCCCTTTTCGGCGGGATTGTATCCGACCGTTACAGCCGGTATAAAATATTGCTGGTTACTCAGACAGCCTCTATGATTCAGGCTATTATGCTGGCTGTTTTAATCCTGAACAACCATTATGTGATCTGGGAAATATTGACATTAAGTGTTGTACTGGGCATCATTAATGCATTTGACGTGCCAGCCAGACAGCCCATGGTACACGAAATGATTAACAACAAGGAAGATTTGCCTAACGCGTTAGCACTCAACTCAGCCATGGTCAATATAGCCAGGCTTATCGGACCGGCTTTATCCGGAATTGTACTTAATGAATTCGGCGCGGGCATATGTTTTTCTGTAAATGCGTTCAGCTTTGTGGCTGTGATCACCTCATTATTACTGATGAAACTACCTGATTTTCAACCTCCGCTGGTAAAAAAAGAAGTGATCACCGAGCTTTTAGAAGGATTTACTTATCTAAAAAATACACCGTTAATCGGCCTTGTCATGCTCATGCTTCTGGTTTTGAGCTTGCTTGTTTTGCCGTATGATACAATGATGCCGTTTTTTGCCAAAATTGTCTATAACGGTGATGCTGCTACGTACGGCTATATCAGCAGTTTTGTAGGTCTGGGTGCTATAATGGGCAGTTTATTTATGGCTTCGATAAAGGAAGTAAGTCGCTTAAAATCAGTTCTCCTGATTAGTGTTTCCATTTTGGGTGTTGGTTTGATCGTTTTTTCACGCGTTGAATATTTACCTGCCGCAATACCGTTTGCCGTTGTTATAGGATTTGTATCGCTTTCTCCCATGACGGCTGGCATTACCCTTATTCAAATGGAATCTGCTCCCGAAATGCGTGGACGTGTAATGAGCTACGTTGCGATGGCTTATTTTGGGATGCTGCCTTTGGGAAGTTTACTAGTCGGTACGGTATCTCAAAAAATATCCGCTCCGCTGACCATGTTTTGCCAGGGAATACTTGCACTCATTATCGCTCTTATATTTTCCAAATTCTTATTAAAACCTTCCGAAAAAAACAATAAGAAAAGCAGAGAAAAATCAATTCAGTCTAACTAG
- a CDS encoding isochorismatase family cysteine hydrolase: protein MESKTKNTALLVLDLQMGTLARLAEKEKLIANVAAAIARARSQEIPVIYVVLGFRNGLPEISSNNKGFNASRQVLSQANMDEFVEIHPDIAPLPGDITVIKRRISAFTGSDLEVILRAKRIEHLILTGISTSGVVLSTLREATDKDYQLTVLSDCCADRDEEVHRIMTTKIFPGQAEVLTVAAWDLLLRDELDIK, encoded by the coding sequence ATGGAAAGCAAAACAAAAAATACAGCACTTTTAGTCCTGGATTTACAAATGGGAACACTGGCAAGGCTGGCGGAAAAAGAGAAGCTAATCGCCAATGTGGCCGCTGCAATTGCCAGAGCCCGTAGTCAGGAAATTCCTGTCATTTACGTGGTACTGGGTTTCAGAAACGGATTGCCTGAAATCAGTTCCAATAATAAAGGTTTTAATGCTTCCAGACAGGTTTTATCACAAGCTAACATGGATGAGTTTGTAGAAATTCACCCGGACATAGCGCCGCTTCCTGGCGACATTACCGTCATTAAACGTCGTATAAGCGCATTTACAGGCAGTGATCTGGAAGTAATTTTAAGGGCAAAACGAATCGAACATTTAATTTTGACTGGAATTTCCACAAGCGGCGTTGTACTATCCACGCTGCGTGAAGCCACCGATAAAGATTATCAGCTAACAGTGCTCTCTGACTGCTGTGCGGATCGCGACGAAGAAGTTCACCGTATTATGACTACCAAAATTTTCCCCGGACAAGCAGAAGTGCTTACTGTTGCAGCGTGGGATTTATTGTTGAGGGATGAACTTGATATTAAGTAG
- a CDS encoding amidohydrolase family protein, with amino-acid sequence MKALSVYLIILLSLFPSFLFSQVQIRPLPEAGFEVRIKNFVDNIELVDTHEHLMQEFVSTQKSAPDFMFLLALYADDDIKSAGMGKPEFAELLTSKYTVMEKWNLVKPFWEMSKNTAYNRTVLLTIDKLFGIRDLNDDTVLLLSEKLKNSYNGKWYDYILKERAKIKYVIQDVGTERSNDPMFRYVEKFDDFIRIHSKNEVLTLGSRHDTQISTLDSYVEVLNRSFQDAIGRGIIGVKSALAYHRILKYDNVSKAVADSVFAKLMKSKNGKVFAFEEVKPFQDYIMHQIIQLAGKYDIPFQFHTGLQSGDGNIIDNANPSHMANLFLEYRNVKFVLFHGGFPFGGILSTQAKSFRNVYIDMCWSAVISPSYSERYLHEWIETVPANKIMAFGGDYDNVENAYGHSLIARSVVSNVLTEKVRTGYLSENEAIDIARRILHDNAINLFKIK; translated from the coding sequence ATGAAAGCATTATCTGTATATTTAATTATTCTATTATCGCTATTTCCCTCCTTCCTATTTTCTCAGGTTCAGATTCGTCCGCTGCCAGAAGCGGGTTTTGAAGTCCGGATAAAGAATTTTGTAGATAATATTGAGCTGGTCGATACGCATGAACATTTGATGCAGGAATTTGTCAGCACCCAAAAGTCCGCACCAGATTTTATGTTTTTGCTTGCACTTTATGCGGATGATGATATCAAATCGGCGGGTATGGGAAAGCCTGAATTTGCGGAACTGCTTACCAGCAAATACACGGTAATGGAGAAATGGAATCTGGTGAAACCGTTTTGGGAGATGTCAAAAAATACAGCTTATAACCGGACTGTTTTGCTCACTATCGATAAACTTTTTGGCATCAGAGATCTTAATGACGACACAGTCTTGTTGCTGTCTGAAAAACTCAAAAATTCATACAATGGCAAATGGTATGACTATATACTAAAAGAACGGGCAAAAATAAAGTATGTGATTCAGGACGTCGGTACTGAGCGCTCTAATGATCCTATGTTTCGTTATGTGGAGAAATTTGATGACTTCATCCGAATCCATTCAAAAAATGAAGTTTTAACTTTGGGAAGCCGCCACGATACACAAATATCGACTCTTGATTCTTACGTTGAAGTATTAAACAGATCTTTTCAGGACGCAATCGGAAGAGGCATTATCGGCGTAAAATCTGCCCTGGCTTATCACAGAATATTAAAATATGACAATGTTTCCAAGGCTGTTGCCGACAGTGTTTTTGCAAAATTGATGAAGAGCAAAAACGGTAAAGTTTTCGCATTCGAGGAAGTAAAACCTTTCCAGGATTACATCATGCATCAGATTATCCAGCTTGCTGGAAAGTATGATATTCCTTTCCAGTTTCATACCGGATTGCAGTCAGGTGATGGAAATATCATCGATAATGCCAATCCTTCTCATATGGCCAATTTATTTTTAGAATATCGAAATGTAAAATTTGTTTTGTTTCACGGAGGCTTTCCTTTCGGCGGAATTTTATCAACTCAGGCAAAAAGTTTCAGAAACGTATACATTGATATGTGCTGGTCAGCGGTTATTTCACCTTCATATAGTGAACGTTATCTGCACGAGTGGATTGAAACAGTCCCGGCAAACAAAATCATGGCATTTGGTGGCGACTACGACAATGTTGAAAACGCTTACGGACATTCTCTGATAGCAAGATCCGTAGTATCAAATGTACTAACAGAAAAGGTTAGAACCGGTTATCTTTCAGAAAATGAAGCCATTGACATAGCCAGACGCATACTTCATGATAATGCGATAAATCTGTTTAAAATTAAATAA
- a CDS encoding hybrid sensor histidine kinase/response regulator transcription factor, whose translation MSIIELWIMRKGDRLISLIISILLSCVVPESSFSQSFPYKFNYLTVDEGLSHTDANYVAQDCYGYIWVATNFGLDRYDGYSVKNYYNKNIPLSNAFKNRIIHLFPDENGIIWLVTEDGLQCFDPKIEKYTDFTIKGSKVSPAFWKVVKSKENLIYGFADFNVTLYAVKGKFLEEKKLNPPFAVRFTDMITDRKGEVYFSSNEGIWTLDKNNRFVKIMVSGLPGTELSHLFFDNNNNLLVTSGNSVFLTEKQSSSATSSQTNYFIKKQFTSKNEKEITGIAGGKKPEYWLNTGSDLIRLDRDLNHIQTVNNKSSQLSLNSNVLGKAFVDRSECLWVCTSGGGINYCDLNQKLFYTLQHNPGDANSLSGNYIRSIVEEGENLWITTNVNGLNRYNLNTKRFTHYSTSSGTTRLKDDVVDGLILDKDGNLWIGSSKGIEILLPDRKTLWRPSGYEKFPKFVINTLEQDYYGNIWFGNLDNSGVIWKDRSNEFHVKYYAEGHYILADKKKPQLFVATRHGLKRIMVDAEGNIIDTFYFKASSKPNALSSDYPAQIRKQNDSVFWVGTIGGGLNRLALQTRTNDFSVKVFAENYGVFNDVETIEMDEKGNLWMGGNGLQCLDPLTGKLIRYDKNDGLQGNSFKIRASHKGPHGRLYFGGINGLNYFYPDEIKANRIEARPVLTNIIINNKTPEYSSAESSDQTISNAIGYGKKLKLSYLQNNFVISFSAMHFANPLKCSYRYQLVGYDKDWKYTDGKNPSAAYSNLDYSHYKFIVEATNNDGLWSKSQAETEIVVTPPWWKSEAAKMVYLLLFISALSGIYIYQARWYRLKREIEVRAINEKKREEMHLQREELYQQQLTFFTNISHEFRTPLTLILGPLESLISQNTNASIDNSYQLILRNARRMINLISELMNFKKISDSLIKLQVHPLNISKFCVGLVSDFQNLAASKNISLKMKDHTEKNVYWPHTGLFDVQVLEKILLNLLNNAIKYTQAGGNISFEIFSDIDKFKPSFEVGFQLLNENHRASKYLYFCVSDTGIGISSDAITRIFDRYYRIGREQLGSGVGLALVKSLTQLHKGDIYVYSEPFKGTEIIIGIPLGEENYSESERASFGNDPEVRMEPVDNSILAPLSDLETDIAPDAQAVHKHILLVDDNAELRLFLRQTFEKYYYIHEAEDGKSALEIASEKVPDLIISDVMMPGMSGIELCKLVKEQFETSHIPFVILSAKDALATKIEGLESGADYYFAKPLSVDLLLLTVHNIFERSEKLKLRYTKNYLSEATELVHSEKDKEFFQSLLALIEANIQEPDLDVEFLCKHLYISRTKLYQKIKSITDQSVGEFIRTIRLKKAIQIMTHEDIAMNKVVDRVGMQSSSNFSRAFKKEYGKSPLQFMQSLKKNSVSNS comes from the coding sequence ATGAGCATCATTGAGCTGTGGATTATGAGGAAGGGGGATCGTTTAATATCACTCATAATCTCTATTTTATTGAGTTGCGTGGTTCCCGAATCATCTTTTTCACAGTCATTTCCATATAAATTTAATTATCTGACGGTTGACGAGGGATTATCACATACCGATGCCAATTATGTGGCGCAGGATTGTTACGGTTATATATGGGTTGCCACCAATTTTGGCCTGGATCGGTATGATGGGTATTCTGTTAAAAATTATTATAACAAGAATATACCGCTTAGCAATGCTTTTAAAAATCGAATCATCCATCTTTTTCCGGATGAAAACGGTATTATATGGCTTGTCACGGAAGACGGACTGCAATGTTTTGATCCAAAAATTGAAAAATATACTGACTTTACTATCAAAGGAAGCAAGGTAAGTCCGGCATTTTGGAAAGTTGTAAAATCGAAGGAAAACCTGATTTATGGTTTTGCTGATTTCAATGTCACTTTGTATGCGGTAAAAGGGAAATTTCTTGAAGAGAAAAAACTGAACCCTCCGTTTGCTGTCCGTTTTACTGATATGATTACCGATCGGAAAGGTGAGGTCTATTTTTCAAGTAATGAGGGAATCTGGACTCTGGATAAAAATAACCGCTTTGTCAAAATTATGGTGTCGGGCTTGCCGGGAACTGAACTGAGTCATCTGTTTTTTGATAATAACAATAATCTACTGGTCACGTCCGGAAACTCTGTTTTTCTAACTGAAAAACAGAGTTCCTCTGCCACTTCATCACAGACCAATTATTTTATAAAAAAGCAGTTTACCAGCAAAAACGAAAAAGAAATAACAGGCATTGCAGGGGGCAAAAAGCCCGAATACTGGCTCAATACAGGATCAGACCTGATTCGGCTGGATCGTGATCTTAATCATATCCAGACGGTCAACAACAAGAGCTCACAGCTTAGCCTTAATTCGAATGTTCTTGGCAAGGCTTTTGTCGACAGATCTGAATGTCTGTGGGTTTGCACCTCAGGCGGAGGAATTAACTATTGCGATCTGAATCAGAAATTATTTTATACACTTCAACATAACCCGGGGGATGCTAACTCATTGTCCGGTAATTATATACGTTCGATTGTTGAAGAGGGTGAAAATTTGTGGATTACAACGAACGTTAATGGCTTAAACCGTTATAACCTTAATACAAAAAGGTTTACACATTACAGTACCTCCTCCGGAACTACAAGATTAAAAGATGATGTAGTCGACGGATTGATACTTGACAAAGATGGGAATTTATGGATTGGCAGTTCAAAAGGAATAGAAATTTTACTACCTGACCGGAAGACATTATGGAGGCCGTCAGGTTATGAAAAGTTTCCAAAATTTGTCATCAATACATTGGAGCAGGATTATTATGGTAATATCTGGTTTGGAAATCTGGATAATTCAGGTGTCATCTGGAAAGATCGGTCTAATGAGTTTCATGTCAAATATTATGCGGAAGGGCATTATATTTTGGCCGATAAAAAGAAACCTCAATTGTTTGTTGCTACCCGGCACGGTCTGAAACGAATTATGGTCGATGCGGAAGGAAACATAATTGATACGTTTTATTTCAAAGCGTCTTCAAAACCAAACGCGCTTAGCTCAGATTATCCTGCGCAGATACGCAAGCAAAATGATAGCGTATTTTGGGTAGGGACGATAGGAGGAGGATTGAACCGACTGGCTTTACAAACCAGGACCAATGATTTTTCAGTAAAGGTTTTTGCGGAAAACTATGGTGTGTTTAATGATGTGGAAACCATCGAAATGGATGAGAAAGGGAATTTATGGATGGGTGGAAACGGACTTCAATGTTTAGATCCGTTAACCGGAAAGCTGATCCGTTATGATAAAAATGATGGTTTGCAAGGCAACAGTTTTAAGATACGTGCTTCGCATAAAGGACCACATGGCAGACTTTATTTTGGTGGGATCAATGGTCTGAATTATTTCTATCCGGACGAAATCAAGGCAAACAGGATAGAAGCCAGGCCGGTTCTTACCAATATTATCATTAATAATAAAACCCCGGAGTATAGTAGTGCTGAATCTTCTGATCAAACCATCTCTAATGCAATAGGTTATGGTAAGAAACTGAAATTGAGTTATTTACAAAATAATTTTGTCATTTCTTTTTCTGCCATGCATTTTGCAAATCCTTTAAAATGCAGCTATCGGTATCAGCTGGTCGGATATGATAAGGATTGGAAATATACAGATGGAAAAAATCCTTCGGCAGCATACAGTAACCTGGATTACAGCCATTATAAATTTATTGTAGAAGCAACTAACAATGACGGGCTGTGGAGTAAGAGCCAGGCAGAAACTGAAATCGTAGTCACACCGCCTTGGTGGAAATCGGAGGCTGCTAAAATGGTATATTTGCTGCTGTTTATTTCTGCTCTTTCCGGGATTTATATTTACCAGGCTCGTTGGTACCGTTTAAAAAGGGAGATTGAAGTAAGGGCTATCAATGAAAAAAAGAGAGAGGAAATGCACTTGCAGCGCGAGGAACTTTATCAGCAGCAGCTTACCTTTTTTACAAATATTTCTCATGAATTCCGGACGCCTTTAACACTGATTTTGGGTCCGCTTGAAAGTCTGATCAGCCAGAATACAAATGCTTCCATTGACAATTCTTATCAGCTGATTCTGAGAAATGCCAGAAGGATGATCAACCTGATCAGTGAGCTGATGAATTTTAAAAAGATTTCGGATAGCCTGATCAAATTGCAGGTACATCCGCTGAACATCAGCAAATTCTGCGTTGGGCTCGTATCTGATTTTCAGAATCTGGCGGCGAGTAAGAATATCAGTTTGAAAATGAAGGACCATACTGAAAAGAATGTATACTGGCCGCATACCGGTTTGTTTGATGTTCAGGTGCTCGAAAAAATTCTATTAAATCTTCTCAATAACGCGATCAAATATACACAGGCCGGCGGAAATATTTCCTTTGAAATATTTTCTGATATCGATAAGTTTAAACCATCTTTCGAAGTCGGATTTCAGCTGCTGAATGAGAATCACAGAGCGTCGAAGTATCTTTACTTTTGTGTATCCGACACAGGTATTGGAATTTCCAGCGATGCAATTACACGGATTTTTGACCGGTATTACCGCATTGGCAGAGAGCAGCTTGGGTCGGGTGTGGGGCTCGCGTTGGTGAAAAGTCTTACTCAGCTTCATAAAGGTGATATTTACGTTTACAGTGAGCCCTTCAAAGGAACAGAAATCATTATCGGAATTCCGCTTGGCGAAGAGAATTACAGTGAATCGGAACGGGCGTCCTTTGGCAATGATCCGGAGGTAAGGATGGAACCGGTTGATAATTCAATTTTAGCTCCGCTTTCAGATCTTGAAACAGATATTGCACCGGATGCACAGGCGGTTCATAAACACATTTTACTGGTTGACGATAATGCTGAGCTTCGATTATTTTTGAGGCAGACTTTTGAGAAATATTATTACATCCATGAGGCCGAAGACGGAAAGTCTGCGCTTGAAATTGCGTCAGAAAAAGTGCCGGATCTGATTATCAGTGATGTAATGATGCCGGGCATGAGTGGTATCGAGCTCTGCAAACTCGTGAAAGAACAGTTTGAAACCAGCCATATTCCTTTTGTCATTTTATCTGCAAAGGACGCGCTCGCCACAAAAATTGAAGGATTGGAATCTGGTGCGGATTATTATTTTGCCAAACCTTTGAGTGTGGATCTTTTGCTGCTGACAGTTCATAATATCTTTGAAAGAAGTGAAAAATTAAAATTAAGATATACAAAAAATTATCTGTCGGAAGCAACAGAACTTGTACATTCAGAAAAAGATAAGGAATTTTTCCAATCGTTGCTGGCGCTTATTGAAGCCAATATTCAGGAGCCTGATCTTGATGTGGAATTTCTATGCAAACATCTGTATATCAGCAGAACAAAACTTTATCAGAAAATAAAAAGTATTACCGATCAGTCGGTTGGAGAATTTATCAGGACAATCCGTCTTAAAAAAGCTATCCAGATTATGACGCATGAGGACATTGCTATGAATAAAGTGGTGGACCGCGTTGGAATGCAAAGCAGTTCGAATTTTTCGAGAGCGTTTAAAAAGGAATACGGAAAATCACCGCTTCAATTTATGCAGTCATTAAAAAAGAATTCTGTTTCAAACTCCTGA